CACGGTCTTGGGCTGGCCCAGGCCGTCGGAGCTGTGCAGCACCACCCATGTGAGCCGGGCGGCGCCCCACAGCAGCAGGGCCGCGACCACCAGAAGAAGCTGGCCGATGCGGAGGCCGCGCACGCTGCCGCGCTCCGGCGTGTCAGCCATCGCCCGGCACGGTCAGTGTCTCGGCGGCGGCGATGGCGCTGAGCACGGCCTTGGCCTTGTTCGACGCCTCGTTGAACTCATAGGGACCGTTGGAGTCGGCCACCACTCCACCGCCCGCCTGGACGTAGGCGGTGCCGGCCCGCATCAGGGCGGTCCGGATCGCGATCGCGAAGTCGGCGTTGCCCGCGAAGTCCAGGTAGCCCACCACGCCGCCGTACAGGCCGCGGCGCGTCTTCTCGACCTCTTCGATGAGCTCCATGGCGCGCACCTTCGGTGCCCCCGAGAGGGTGCCGGCCGGGAAGCAGGCCGTCACCGCGTCCAGTGCGGTACGTCCCTCCCCCAGCAGCCCCATCACGGTCGACACCAGATGCATGACGTGGCTGTAGCGCTCGATGTGGCTGTAGTCCTCGACCCGCACCGTGCCGGGCACACAGACCCGGCCCAGGTCGTTGCGGCCGAGGTCGACGAGCATCAGATGCTCGGCGCGCTCCTTCTCGTCGGCCAGCAGGTCCTTCTCGAGGAGCTGATCCTCCTCCTCGGTCGCGCCGCGCCACCGGGTGCCGGCGATCGGGTGCGTTGTGGCCCAGCCGTCCTTGACGGTCACCAGGGCCTCCGGGGACGACCCGACGATCGAGAACGCCGTGCCGCCAGCCTCATTGGGCACGTGCATGAGGTACATGTACGGACTCGGGTTGGACACCCGCAGCATCCGGTAGACGTCGATCGGGTCGACGTCGGTGTCCATCTCGAACCGCTGCGAGGGCACCACCTGGAACGCCTCACCCGCTTCGATGTCGCCGACCAGCTTCTCGACGATGCCGGTGTACTCCTCGACGGTCCGCTGCGCGCGGTGCACCGGCTGGGGACGGCTGAAGCTGGCCACCGACGACGGCAGCGGCTGGCCCAGCGCCTCGGTCATGACGTCCAACCGCGCGACCGCGTCGTCGTACGCCTCGTCGACCCGCTCGTCGGTGCCGTTCCAGTTCACGGCGTTGGCGATCAGCGTGATGGTGCCCTCGTGGTGGTCGACCGCGGCGATGTCGGTCGCCAGAAGCATCACCATGTCGGGAAGCTGCAGATCGTCGACGCACA
The DNA window shown above is from Mycolicibacterium confluentis and carries:
- a CDS encoding anthranilate synthase component I, with protein sequence MHANANIALTTTRNDFRALAAEHRVVPVTRKVLADSETPLSAYRKLAANRPGTFLLESAENGRSWSRWSFIGAGAPSALTVRDGEAVWLGTTPQDAPSGGDPLEVLRATLTLLETAPLADLPPLSSGMVGYFAYDLVRRLERLPELCVDDLQLPDMVMLLATDIAAVDHHEGTITLIANAVNWNGTDERVDEAYDDAVARLDVMTEALGQPLPSSVASFSRPQPVHRAQRTVEEYTGIVEKLVGDIEAGEAFQVVPSQRFEMDTDVDPIDVYRMLRVSNPSPYMYLMHVPNEAGGTAFSIVGSSPEALVTVKDGWATTHPIAGTRWRGATEEEDQLLEKDLLADEKERAEHLMLVDLGRNDLGRVCVPGTVRVEDYSHIERYSHVMHLVSTVMGLLGEGRTALDAVTACFPAGTLSGAPKVRAMELIEEVEKTRRGLYGGVVGYLDFAGNADFAIAIRTALMRAGTAYVQAGGGVVADSNGPYEFNEASNKAKAVLSAIAAAETLTVPGDG